The DNA window TAACACTCATTGATCAACCAGTGCGCGGAATTCATCGTGCCAACACAGAAGGTTTTAGAGGATGGCGGAACAGGGTCAGGCTGCAGATATTGAGTGGGTTGATATTGTCAACGAGCAAAATGAAGTGATTGCTCAAGCCAGTCGCCAGCAAATGCGTGCAGAGCGGCTGCGTCATCGTGCGACCTATATCGTGGTGCATGACGGGATGGGGAAAATACTGGTGCAGCGCCGCACCGAAACCAAAGACTTCTATCCGGGTTGGCTGGATGCAACCGCCGGCGGTGTGGTGCAAAGCGGCGAAAACGTGCTCGAGTCGGCCCGCCGTGAAGCGGAAGAAGAGTTGGGTATTGCCGGTGTACCGTTCGCCGAACATGGCCTGTTCTACTTTGAGGAAGCGCAGTGCCGGGTGTGGGGTGCGCTGTTTAGCTGCGTTTCGCACGGGCCGTTTGCACTGCAGGAAGAAGAAGTTGCCGAAGTGTGCTGGCTGAAGCCGGAGGAAATTACCGCGCGTTGCGATGAGTTTACGCCAGACTCGCTGAAAGCGTTGTCGCTGTGGCTGACGCGCAACAATGGCCAGGCTTACGGTAAGCCGCTGGCGCGGGAGGCCGCGCCAGAAGAGGGTGACGAACAGCCCTGATCGTTTGCTAGTGTAATGCACAACACCGGCCATTGGCCGGTGTTGTGCATTTTAACAGCTGCTACGCCGGCAAAGCGTGGAAGGCAGCGATCCTTCCGGTTGCCAGGCTTCATCATTCAAACGCGCCAGCAAGGCTTTGCCGGCCTGAATACCAATCTCTTTGTGCGGCACGGTCATGGTCGTCAGCGGCGGCTGGCAAACCTGGCTGGCGTCGCTGTTGCCGAAGCCGACGATCGCTAACTGATCCGGCACTTTTATGTGCCGCCGCTGGCACTCGTACAGCGCGCCGCAGGCCAACTCATCGGCGGCGCAGACCAACGCGTCCAGCTCTGGCCAGGCGAGCAGGAACTCGGGCAACTGTTGCGCACCGATGCTGAAGCTGGCCGGTAGCGCGGCATTGATCACCCGGTGCGGCGACATGTGATTGTGCAGCAGCGCTTTGTGCCAGCCCTGCAGGTGCTGCTGGAAAATCCACTGTTCCTGATTGGCGCACAGCAGCCCAACGTTTTGGTAACCGCTGGCGATCACCGTTTGCGTGAGGTGATACATGGCCGCCACGTAATCAATGCCGATATTCATATCAATCGGATCTTCGCGTATCGCACCAATTTCAACCACCGGGATATTGGCGACTTTCAGCGCGTTGCGGGTATTTTGCGAATGCTCGACGCTCAACAACACCGCGGCGGCCAGATTATACGACAGCAGCGTTTCCAGCAGTTTTTCTTCCCGCTCAAGGTGGTGCTGTGATTCCGCCAACATGATCTGATAGCCCGCTGGCTGCAATACGTGCTGCAAGCCGGCGAACATGCTGGCGCAGCCGAATTCAGACAGGCTGGGCACCACCATGGCAACGGTATAGGAAGATGCGGATGCCAGTGAACTGGCCGCCAGGTTAGGCAAATAGCCCAACTTGTTGATGGCCGCCTCGATTTTTTCTCGTAGTTTATCGGAGACTTGTTCCGGGGTGCGCAGCGCCCGGGAAACGGTCATGGTGCCAACGCCGGCCAGTTGGGCGACGTCGGCCAATGTGACCTTTCCGGTACTGCGCCGTTTTTTACCGATCGACATGTGTAATCCTGACTAAACCGCGCATCGTGCGCATAAACGGTGGACGATTTCCCCTGCGGCGCTGCCGGGCAGGCGTATTGCGGAACCCGCCGCATTTTCAACCTATTCTAACCCGCGGCCCTGTGGAGTGTGATAAAAAACTGTGCGCCGCATAGTACTGAGCTGCGAAGCGCGCTGGCGCCATTGCGGCACGGCCGGCGCAAGGCGGGCTAGACACAACAGGATATGCCGTTTATTTGATAGCGCTATCACAAAATCCTATCATAAAATTTTGGTAGCGCTATCTTTGTGATGCTAATCACGGCTGGCGATCGGTGCGTTGATTAAAGTTTTATCAGGTTGTGGCAACCAACGGCGCCGGCTGTGAAAATCTGCGCCACCGCTGGCGCCTGGTTGCTCAACTGATGCAGATGTTCGATTCCTTATTGAATAGCAAGGAGGGAACGTGCTGAACGACTGGTTAAATAATGACACGATCCAACTGTGTGACCGCGTTGATGGCTGGCAACAGGCGGTGGCGCTGAGCGCACAGCCGCTGCTGCGGTGCGGGGCGATTACGCCGGATTACGTCACGGCGATTCTCCAGCAATATCGGCTGCTGGGGCCCTATTTTGTGTTAGCGCCTGGTATCGCCATGCCGCATGCGCGGCCGGAAGCAGGGGCGAAAGCGCTGGGGTTATCGTTATTAAAAATACACCAGGGGGTAAAGTTTCACTCTGCGGATAACGATCCAGTCTATGTAGTGGTGATGCTGGCCGCGCCGGACAGCAATAGCCATATCGATATTATTGCACAGCTTGCTGAACTATTTTCAAACAACGTGGCGATGGATGAATTATTCAACGCCAAAGATAAACAGCAAATTGAGGATATTATTTCTCACTATTAATACTTGTATTTTCCCATGATGGTCTCCTTTATTTAACCGGAAGCTATTCCGGCGGGGAACCCTTACATAAAAATCAGGCGGGTGAATATCATGAAAATAATGGCTATTTGTGGCTCCGGCCTCGGCAGCAGCTTTATGGTTGAAATGAACATAAAGAAAGTGTTGAAGAAACTGGGCGTAGAGGCAGAGGTGGAACATTCCGATTTATCCTCGGCCACGCCCGGTGCGGCCGATATTTTTGTGATGGCGAAGGATATCGCCGGCAGCGCCAGCGTTGTGCAAGATCAACTGGTGGTGATCGCCAATATTATTGATATCAATGAGCTGGAAACCAAGCTGCGTGCGTATTTTGAAGCACACTCCATTCTTTAATCAGACCCAATGGCGAGGTGGATATGTTTATCCAGGAAACGCTTAAATTCGTGGTTGATATATTAAAGGTGCCTTCCGTGCTGGTGGGGATTATTGCCCTTATCGGTTTGCTGGCGCAACGTAAATCATTTTCTGATATCGTGAAGGGGACGGTAAAAACCATTCTTGGCTTCATTGTGTTGGGCGGCGGCGCTACCGTATTGGTCAGTTCACTAAACCCGCTCGGCGGTATGTTCGAACATGCCTTCAATATCCAGGGTATTATCCCCAATAATGAAGCCATCGTCTCTATTGCCCTTGAAAAGTATGGCGCCTCCACGGCGTTAATTATGGCCTTCGGGATGGTGGCGAATATTGTGGTAGCGCGCTTTACCCGGCTGAAATATATATTTCTTACCGGCCACCATACTTTTTATATGGCCTGCATGATTGGCATTATCCTGACCGTCGCCGGGTTTGAGGGTTTTGCGCTGGTGTTCACCGGCGCATTGTCGCTGGGGCTGGTGATGGCGTTCTTTCCTGCGCTTGCGCAGCGCTATATGCGCCGCATCACCGGCAATGACGACATTGCCTTCGGCCATTTCGGCACCCTGGGCTATGTGCTATCGGGCTGGATCGGGGCGCGGGTCGGCAAAAATTCACGCTCGACGGAAGAGATGAACCTGCCTAAAAACCTGAGCTTCCTGCGCGACAGTTCGATTTCCATTTCGATAACGATGATCGTTATCTACCTGATTATGGCGATCTGCGCCGGCCAGGCCTATGTGGAAAGCCAGCTCAGCGCCGGGCAGAACTATCTGGTGTATTCGATAATCCAGGCCATTACCTTCGCTGCCGGGGTGTTCATCATCCTGCAGGGGGTGCGGTTGATCCTGGCCGAAATCGTCCCGGCCTTTACCGGTTTTTCAGAAAAGCTGGTGCCGAATGCGCGCCCGGCGCTGGATTGCCCGGTGGTTTACCCCTATGCGCCGAATGCGGTGCTGATCGGCTTCCTGTTTAGCTTCCTCGGCGGGTTGGTCGGGCTGTTCCTGCTTGGGCAAATGAAAATGGTGCTGATTTTGCCTGGCGTGGTGCCGCACTTCTTTACCGGCGCTACGGCCGGGGTGTTCGGCAATGCCACCGGCGGGCGCCGCGGCGCCATGTTGGGCGCGTTTGCCAACGGCTTGCTGATTACCTTCCTGCCGGTGCTGCTGTTGCCGGTACTGGGTGCGCTCGGCTTTGCCAATACCACTTTCTCCGATGCTGATTTTGGCGTGGTGGGCATTGTGCTGGGGAATATGGCGCGCTTCATGTCCAAAGAAATGATCATGGTGGCGATCGTAGCCATCTTTGCGCTGTTGGTCGCGCACAACTTCCTGGGCAAACGCGGGGGTGGTGCGGCTGCCAACGGCGTTGAAAAAGAGTGAGGGCGGTATGATGAGTTCTGTAACGGCAAATATCGAAGCAATGCGCGAACTGGCGCGGTTGATCCGCCTGGAAACGTTGAAGGCGCTGACCGGGCTGGGGTTTGGCCACTATGGCGGGTGTATGTCGGTGGTGGAAACCCTGGCAGTGTTATATGGCGGGGTGATGCGTATCAATCCGGCTCAGCCGGGCTGGCTCGAGCGTGATGATTTTGTGCTGTCGAAGGGGCATGCCGGCCCGGCGCTCTACAGCACGCTGGCGATCAAGGGCTATTTCCCTCGGGAGATGCTGGAAACCCTCAACCAGAACGGTACCCGGCTGCCCAGCCACCCGGATCGCCTGCACACGCCCGGCGTGGATGCGACCACCGGCTCGCTGGGGCAGGGGGTGTCGATTGCCGCTGGGATGGCGCTGTCGCATCGCCTGGCCAGGCGCGACAACCGGGTGTTCAGCATCCTTGGCGATGGCGAGCTGAACGAGGGGCAGTGTTGGGAGGCGTTCCAGTTCATTGCTCACCATAACCTCAATAATCTGACGCTGTTTATTGATTACAACAAACAGCAGTTGGATGGCGATTTGGACGAAGTGATTAAACCTTTCGATCTGGCCGCCAAATTCCGCGCCTTTGGCTTTGAGGTTTCCACCGTGAAAGGCGACGATATTATCGCCATTCACGCCGCAGCGGCGCCGGTGCGCGGCGGCGAACAGCGCCCGCTGGTAGTGATCCTCGACAGCATCAAGGGGCAGGGCGTGCCCTGCCTGGAGCAGATGAAGAACTCGCATCACCTGCGCCTGACGCCGGAGATTAAGCGGGAGATCGAAAAAACCATCGCTGAACTGGAGGCCGCTCATGGGTAATGTCGTTACGCCGCTGGAAAAAGACAGCATAGAGATGCGCAAGGTATACGCCGGCGAAGTGCGTCGGCAAATAGAGGCCGGCCATCCGATCGTTGCGCTGGAGGCCGATCTGATGAGCTCCATAGCGATGGACGGCGTGCATCGGGATTACCCGCAGCACGTGATTAACTGCGGCATTATGGAAGCGAACGTGATTGGCGTCGCCGCCGGCCTGTCGTTGACCGGGCGCGTGCCATTCGTTCATACCTTTACGGCGTTCGCCAGCCGCCGCTGTTTTGATCAGCTGTTTATGTCTCTGGACTATCAGCGCAATAACGTCAAGGTGATTGCCTCGGACGCCGGCGTGACCGCCTGCCATAACGGCGGCACCCATATGTCTTTCGAAGACATGGGCATCGTGCGTGGGTTGGCGAATTCCGTGGTGCTGGAGGTGACGGACGCCACCATGTTCAAGGACATCTTGCAGCAGCTCATGGCGCTGGAGGGGTTTTACTGGGTGCGCACCATTCGCAAGCAGGCAACGCGTATCTACCAGGACGGGGCCCGTTTTACCCTCGGCAAGGGGAACCTGCTGCGTGACGGCGGCGATATTACACTGATCGCCAACGGCATCATGGTGGCGGAAGCGTTGCGGGCGGCGCAGATGCTGGCGCAAAACGGCATCAGTGCGGCGGTGATCGATATGTTCACCTTGAAACCAATCGATCGGGACATTATCCAGACCTATGCGGCGAAAACCGGGCGTATCGTGACCTGTGAAAATCACAGTATTCATAACGGCCTGGGATCAGCGGTGGCGGAAGTGCTGGTGGAAACCTGCCCGGTGCCGATGCGGCGGGTGGGGGTGAAAGAGCGCTATGGCCAGGTGGGAACGCAGGACTTCCTGCAACAGGAGTATGGTTTGACCGCAGAGCATATCGTTGCGGCGGCTAACCAACTGCTGCCAGGCTAAGCCCGGCATTGGTATAAAACGCCCTCTCCCTGCGGGGAGAGGGCGAGCTAGCAGCCTTACGCTTTGGCTGCCAGATTTTCTGCCTGTGCGGCCTGAATCGCCGTCAGCGCTACGGTGTAGACGATATCGTCAACCAGTGCGCCACGGGACAGGTCGTTAACCGGCTTGCGCATACCCTGCAGCATCGGCCCGATAGATACCAGGTTCGCTGAGCGCTGTACCGCTTTGTAGGTGGTATTACCGGTGTTCAGGTCTGGGAAGATGAACACGGTAGCCTGGCCTGCAACCGGTGAGTTCGGCGCTTTGGATTTGGCAACGTCAGCCATGATCGCGGCGTCATACTGCAGCGGGCCGTCGATGATCAGATCCGGGCGTTTTTCCTGCGCCAGGCGAGTAGCTTCGCGCACTTTATCAACGTCGCTGCCGGCGCCGGAGTTGCCGGTAGAGTAAGAGATCATCGCTACACGTGGTTCGATACCGAACGCCGCGGCGGAATCTGCAGACTGGATTGCAATTTCAGACAGCTGTTCAGCGGTCGGATCCGGGTTGATCGCGCAGTCGCCGTAGACCAGAACCTGATCCGGCAGCAGCATGAAGAACACGGAAGACACCAGCGAGCTGCCCGGTGCGGTTTTGATCAACTGCAGCGGTGGGCGGATGGTGTTGGCGGTGGTGTGAACCGCACCGGATACCAGGCCGTCCACTTCGCTTTTTTCCAGCATCAGCGTGCCGAGCACCACGTTGTCTTCCAGTTGCTCGCGGGCAACCACTTCGGTCATGCCCTTGCTTTTGCGCAGTTCAACCAGGCGCGGCACGTAGTTTTCACGCACCTGTACCGGATCGACAATCTCAATCCCTTTGCCCAGTTCAACGCCTTGCGCGGCGGCTACGCGCTGGATTTCATCCGGGTTGCCCAGCAGCACGCAGTGGGCGATGCCGCGTTCGGCGCAGATGGCGGCCGCTTTCACGGTGCGCGGTTCGTCGCCTTCCGGCAGGACGATGCGTTTGCCAGCCTGGCGCGCCAGTTCGGTCAGCTCGTAACGGAATGCCGGTGGTGACAGGCGGCGTGAACGCTCAGAGGTGGCGGTCAGCGTGTCGATCCACGCGCTGCTGATGTGGCTGGCCACGTAGTTCTGGACTTTCTCAACGCGCTGATGGTCATCCGGCGGCACTTCCAGATTGAAGCTTTGCAGGCTCAGCGAGGTTTGCCAGGTGTTGGTGTCGACCATCAGCACCGGCAGGCCGGTTTCAAAGGCGCGTTCGCACAGTTTTTTGATGGCGCCGTCGATTTCGTAGCCGCCCGTCAGCAGCAGTGCGCCGATTTCAACGCCGTTCATCGCCGCCAGGCAGGCGGAAACCAGCACGTCCGGGCGGTCTGCAGAGGTTACCAGCAGGGAGCCGGGGCGGAAGTGTTCCAGCATGTGCGGGATGCTGCGCGCGCAGAACGTCACGGACTTCACGCGGCGGGTCATGATATCGCCTTCGTTGATCACGCGCGCATTCAGGTGGCGTGCCATATCAATTGCGCGGGTGGCGATCAGATCGAAGCTCCACGGGATGCAACCCAGCACCGGCAGCGGGCTGTTAGCGAACAGCTGTGCGGGATCAACGTTGGCCACGTTGGCTTTGCTGGAATCATCGAAGATTTCAGACAGATCGGGGCGGGTGCGGCCCTGTTCGTCAACCGGTGCGTTCAGTTTGTTGATGATAACGCCGGTGATGTTTTTGTTTTTGCTGCCGCCAAAGCTGCTGCGCGCCAGTTCGATGCGCTCGGTCAGCTGTGCCGGGGAGTCATTGCCCAATGCCAGCACGAAGACGATTTCGGCATTCAGGGTTTTGGCGATTTCATAGTTCAGCGCGTTGGCGAACTGGTGTTTGCGGGTCGGCACCAGGCCTTCGATCAGCACCACTTCGGCATCTTTGGTGTTCTCGTGGTAGCGCGCCACGATCTCTTCCATCAACTCGTCCTGCTGGTTGCTGCTTAGCAGGCTTTCAACGTAGCTCATGCGCAGCGGTTCGGCCGCTGGGATGCTGGAGTTGCTACGGATAATGGTGGTGGTTTGATCAAGCGTATCGGCACCGCTGCGTGGCTGCGCGATAGGTTTGAATACGCTCAGACGAACGCCTTTTTGCTCCATGGAGCGAATGACGCCCAGGCTGACGCTGGTCAGGCCGACGCTGGTGCCGGTAGGTATCAACATGATTATACGTGACACAGAATAGTCCTCTTCACGGGTTTATTCGGCATGGCTACGCGGGGAAAAAACGCCCACCGGCCAATGCAAGTCCTGAAACAGCACCGCCAGCGGTTGGAGGCGGCTGGCGGTGCTGGGGGATTAAGCGGTCAGACGGTTGGCGTCTTGCGCGATGACCAATTCTTCATTGGTCGGGATGACCAGCGCCAGGCGGCTGCCATCTTTGGTGATCGCGCCAGCGTTGCCGAAGCGGGCCGCCATATTGCGTTCGTGGTCCACTTCAAAGCCCATCAGGCCCAGTTTGTTCAGCGTCAGTTCGCGCACCATACCGGCGTTTTCACCGATGCCGCCGGTGAAGATAACCGCGTCCAGGCGGCCTTCCATCAGCGCGCCATAGGCACCGATGTATTTGGCCAGACGGTGGCAGAAGACATCCATCGCACGCTTGGCGTCTTCTTTGTTGGTGTAGTTGTCTTCAACGTAACGGCAGTCGCTGGTGACTTCGGTCAGGCCCAGCAGGCCGGATTCTTTGGTCAGCAGCTTGTTGATCTGGTCGATGCTCATGCCCAGCGTGTCGTGCAAGTGGAAGATGATCGCCGGATCGATGTCGCCGCTGCGGGTACCCATCACCAGGCCTTCCAGCGGGGTCAGCCCCATGGAGGTATCAACACACTTACCGTTGCGCACCGCCGTAACCGAGCCGCCGTTGCCGAGGTGGCAGGTGATCAGGTTAACCTCTTCAACCGGCTTGTTCAGCATTTTCGCGGCTTCCTGAGTCACATAGAAGTGGCTGGTGCCGTGAGCGCCGTAACGGCGCACGCCGTGGTCGCGGTATAGGCTGTACGGCAGGGCATACAGGTAAGATTCTTCCGGCATGGTTTGATGGAACGCGGTGTCGAACACGGCAACGTTCTTATCGGCCAGATTAGGGAAAGATTTCAGCGCTTCGGCAATGCCGATCAGGTGAGCAGGGTTGTGCAGTGGTGCAAAAGGTACGGAATCTTTGATACCCTGAAGCACTTCGTCATTGATCACCGCAGAGGCCGTGAATTTTTCACCGCCGTGTACGATACGGTGACCGATAGCCGTCAGATTGGCGGACAGCTCAGGTTTTTGGGCCAGGATCGTGTTAACAATGAAGTTGAGCGCTTCGCTGTGTGCCGCACCGGCACCCAATGCCG is part of the Gibbsiella quercinecans genome and encodes:
- the yfcD gene encoding NUDIX hydrolase YfcD, with translation MAEQGQAADIEWVDIVNEQNEVIAQASRQQMRAERLRHRATYIVVHDGMGKILVQRRTETKDFYPGWLDATAGGVVQSGENVLESARREAEEELGIAGVPFAEHGLFYFEEAQCRVWGALFSCVSHGPFALQEEEVAEVCWLKPEEITARCDEFTPDSLKALSLWLTRNNGQAYGKPLAREAAPEEGDEQP
- a CDS encoding LacI family DNA-binding transcriptional regulator; the encoded protein is MSIGKKRRSTGKVTLADVAQLAGVGTMTVSRALRTPEQVSDKLREKIEAAINKLGYLPNLAASSLASASSYTVAMVVPSLSEFGCASMFAGLQHVLQPAGYQIMLAESQHHLEREEKLLETLLSYNLAAAVLLSVEHSQNTRNALKVANIPVVEIGAIREDPIDMNIGIDYVAAMYHLTQTVIASGYQNVGLLCANQEQWIFQQHLQGWHKALLHNHMSPHRVINAALPASFSIGAQQLPEFLLAWPELDALVCAADELACGALYECQRRHIKVPDQLAIVGFGNSDASQVCQPPLTTMTVPHKEIGIQAGKALLARLNDEAWQPEGSLPSTLCRRSSC
- a CDS encoding PTS sugar transporter subunit IIA, translated to MLNDWLNNDTIQLCDRVDGWQQAVALSAQPLLRCGAITPDYVTAILQQYRLLGPYFVLAPGIAMPHARPEAGAKALGLSLLKIHQGVKFHSADNDPVYVVVMLAAPDSNSHIDIIAQLAELFSNNVAMDELFNAKDKQQIEDIISHY
- a CDS encoding PTS sugar transporter subunit IIB, coding for MKIMAICGSGLGSSFMVEMNIKKVLKKLGVEAEVEHSDLSSATPGAADIFVMAKDIAGSASVVQDQLVVIANIIDINELETKLRAYFEAHSIL
- a CDS encoding PTS ascorbate transporter subunit IIC, which produces MFIQETLKFVVDILKVPSVLVGIIALIGLLAQRKSFSDIVKGTVKTILGFIVLGGGATVLVSSLNPLGGMFEHAFNIQGIIPNNEAIVSIALEKYGASTALIMAFGMVANIVVARFTRLKYIFLTGHHTFYMACMIGIILTVAGFEGFALVFTGALSLGLVMAFFPALAQRYMRRITGNDDIAFGHFGTLGYVLSGWIGARVGKNSRSTEEMNLPKNLSFLRDSSISISITMIVIYLIMAICAGQAYVESQLSAGQNYLVYSIIQAITFAAGVFIILQGVRLILAEIVPAFTGFSEKLVPNARPALDCPVVYPYAPNAVLIGFLFSFLGGLVGLFLLGQMKMVLILPGVVPHFFTGATAGVFGNATGGRRGAMLGAFANGLLITFLPVLLLPVLGALGFANTTFSDADFGVVGIVLGNMARFMSKEMIMVAIVAIFALLVAHNFLGKRGGGAAANGVEKE
- a CDS encoding transketolase, whose product is MMSSVTANIEAMRELARLIRLETLKALTGLGFGHYGGCMSVVETLAVLYGGVMRINPAQPGWLERDDFVLSKGHAGPALYSTLAIKGYFPREMLETLNQNGTRLPSHPDRLHTPGVDATTGSLGQGVSIAAGMALSHRLARRDNRVFSILGDGELNEGQCWEAFQFIAHHNLNNLTLFIDYNKQQLDGDLDEVIKPFDLAAKFRAFGFEVSTVKGDDIIAIHAAAAPVRGGEQRPLVVILDSIKGQGVPCLEQMKNSHHLRLTPEIKREIEKTIAELEAAHG
- a CDS encoding transketolase family protein, whose amino-acid sequence is MGNVVTPLEKDSIEMRKVYAGEVRRQIEAGHPIVALEADLMSSIAMDGVHRDYPQHVINCGIMEANVIGVAAGLSLTGRVPFVHTFTAFASRRCFDQLFMSLDYQRNNVKVIASDAGVTACHNGGTHMSFEDMGIVRGLANSVVLEVTDATMFKDILQQLMALEGFYWVRTIRKQATRIYQDGARFTLGKGNLLRDGGDITLIANGIMVAEALRAAQMLAQNGISAAVIDMFTLKPIDRDIIQTYAAKTGRIVTCENHSIHNGLGSAVAEVLVETCPVPMRRVGVKERYGQVGTQDFLQQEYGLTAEHIVAAANQLLPG
- the pta gene encoding phosphate acetyltransferase; this encodes MSRIIMLIPTGTSVGLTSVSLGVIRSMEQKGVRLSVFKPIAQPRSGADTLDQTTTIIRSNSSIPAAEPLRMSYVESLLSSNQQDELMEEIVARYHENTKDAEVVLIEGLVPTRKHQFANALNYEIAKTLNAEIVFVLALGNDSPAQLTERIELARSSFGGSKNKNITGVIINKLNAPVDEQGRTRPDLSEIFDDSSKANVANVDPAQLFANSPLPVLGCIPWSFDLIATRAIDMARHLNARVINEGDIMTRRVKSVTFCARSIPHMLEHFRPGSLLVTSADRPDVLVSACLAAMNGVEIGALLLTGGYEIDGAIKKLCERAFETGLPVLMVDTNTWQTSLSLQSFNLEVPPDDHQRVEKVQNYVASHISSAWIDTLTATSERSRRLSPPAFRYELTELARQAGKRIVLPEGDEPRTVKAAAICAERGIAHCVLLGNPDEIQRVAAAQGVELGKGIEIVDPVQVRENYVPRLVELRKSKGMTEVVAREQLEDNVVLGTLMLEKSEVDGLVSGAVHTTANTIRPPLQLIKTAPGSSLVSSVFFMLLPDQVLVYGDCAINPDPTAEQLSEIAIQSADSAAAFGIEPRVAMISYSTGNSGAGSDVDKVREATRLAQEKRPDLIIDGPLQYDAAIMADVAKSKAPNSPVAGQATVFIFPDLNTGNTTYKAVQRSANLVSIGPMLQGMRKPVNDLSRGALVDDIVYTVALTAIQAAQAENLAAKA
- the ackA gene encoding acetate kinase is translated as MSSKLVLVLNCGSSSLKFAIIDATNGEEHLSGLAECFHLPEARIKWKMDGSKQEAALGAGAAHSEALNFIVNTILAQKPELSANLTAIGHRIVHGGEKFTASAVINDEVLQGIKDSVPFAPLHNPAHLIGIAEALKSFPNLADKNVAVFDTAFHQTMPEESYLYALPYSLYRDHGVRRYGAHGTSHFYVTQEAAKMLNKPVEEVNLITCHLGNGGSVTAVRNGKCVDTSMGLTPLEGLVMGTRSGDIDPAIIFHLHDTLGMSIDQINKLLTKESGLLGLTEVTSDCRYVEDNYTNKEDAKRAMDVFCHRLAKYIGAYGALMEGRLDAVIFTGGIGENAGMVRELTLNKLGLMGFEVDHERNMAARFGNAGAITKDGSRLALVIPTNEELVIAQDANRLTA